One genomic region from Neisseria weaveri encodes:
- a CDS encoding DUF721 domain-containing protein, giving the protein MNLEHLSQKDHGLTLLLQQVKIWRKLDAQVKTVIPPNLHAHCRVACIDEDCLVIVANNGMACSRLRMLIPSMLPKIQTICSNIQSVRIKVMPATPPKPRANTLQLSGETLDGLHETASRLSHHPQLANALNKLVDKYKK; this is encoded by the coding sequence ATGAATTTAGAACATCTTAGCCAAAAAGACCACGGCCTCACCCTACTTCTGCAACAGGTAAAAATATGGCGCAAACTGGACGCCCAAGTCAAAACCGTGATACCGCCCAATCTCCATGCGCACTGCCGCGTTGCCTGTATCGATGAAGACTGTCTGGTTATTGTCGCCAATAACGGTATGGCCTGCTCACGACTGCGTATGCTTATTCCCAGTATGCTGCCGAAAATACAGACTATCTGTTCCAACATACAATCGGTCCGTATTAAAGTGATGCCGGCCACACCACCCAAACCGCGTGCAAATACACTTCAACTCAGCGGAGAAACACTTGACGGCCTACATGAAACCGCTTCCCGATTATCACACCATCCTCAATTGGCAAACGCCTTGAATAAGCTGGTCGACAAATATAAAAAATAG
- a CDS encoding bifunctional chorismate-binding protein/class IV aminotransferase translates to MPYFILLDDAAQNTARLYQQHIRSRFFTAEQLNELDEHLTQGWHEGLHSIIFSDYEFSMPLVNLKTDIPGYLSVHWFKNCTPVSPLEWLSAQYAPEQPAGITTPANNTDKQEYLNAVKQIQDAIGRGDTYQINYTTRLYTESYGNPIKLYTRLRQPVPYGALAHLPNHEGHPTWTLCFSPELFLRINSDGLITTEPMKGTAPVLNDGKDEQRATLLQQDPKNRAENIMIVDLLRNDLGKIAETGQVRVPEPFKVNRFGSVWQMTTAIHAQARPDTSIADIFRAAFPCGSITGAPKRMSMQIIQNIEKEARRLYTGSIGYLAPCNSGLGFYGTLNVVIRTLQLKPSEPSTPCSDGQTYQGIYGVGSGIVADSIPEEEYTECQWKSRFLNNLSPEFSLFETMKVFDRRCEFLNNHIGRLKISALTLNMMWHEDYEQQIQRYIHDLPDTQTYRIKATLSFSDGLSLSHSRLTALPARNTVLLATDVLPKHDFLRRFKTTHRKIYDRGWQDAEKYQAFDSLFFNSDGHLLEGGRSNVFIRLKDQWLTPPLHLDILNGIMRQNLLNQPEKYLHSKQVSEALITASDLEKADEIILCNALRGILPVRLQIHS, encoded by the coding sequence ATGCCCTACTTCATACTTCTCGACGATGCTGCTCAAAATACTGCCCGGCTTTACCAACAACACATCAGAAGCCGTTTTTTCACCGCCGAGCAGCTTAATGAACTTGATGAGCATTTAACCCAAGGCTGGCATGAGGGTTTGCATTCCATTATTTTCAGTGATTATGAATTCAGCATGCCTTTGGTCAACTTAAAGACCGACATACCGGGCTATCTATCCGTACACTGGTTTAAAAATTGCACTCCGGTATCCCCACTAGAGTGGTTAAGCGCACAATATGCTCCCGAACAGCCTGCAGGCATTACCACACCTGCCAACAATACCGACAAACAGGAATATCTTAATGCCGTCAAACAAATCCAAGATGCTATCGGCAGGGGGGACACTTATCAAATCAACTACACCACCAGACTGTATACGGAAAGCTACGGCAACCCCATAAAACTGTACACACGGTTACGCCAACCCGTTCCATATGGTGCATTGGCACATCTTCCGAACCATGAAGGCCACCCCACATGGACTTTATGCTTTTCCCCCGAACTGTTTCTACGAATAAATTCAGACGGCCTGATTACAACCGAACCGATGAAAGGAACCGCACCTGTTCTAAACGACGGCAAAGATGAACAACGCGCAACCTTATTACAACAAGATCCTAAAAACCGCGCGGAAAACATTATGATTGTCGATCTCTTGCGCAATGACTTAGGGAAAATCGCCGAAACCGGTCAAGTGCGTGTTCCAGAACCTTTCAAAGTCAACCGATTCGGCAGCGTATGGCAAATGACTACCGCCATACATGCCCAGGCCCGACCAGACACCAGCATTGCCGACATTTTCCGCGCCGCCTTCCCTTGCGGTTCGATTACAGGCGCTCCTAAGCGCATGAGTATGCAGATCATTCAAAATATCGAGAAAGAAGCACGCCGTCTATATACCGGCAGCATCGGCTATTTGGCTCCTTGTAACAGCGGTTTGGGATTCTACGGCACCTTAAATGTCGTTATCCGCACCCTGCAGCTCAAACCTAGCGAACCCTCTACCCCATGTTCAGACGGCCAAACATATCAAGGCATTTACGGCGTAGGTTCCGGTATTGTTGCAGACAGCATACCAGAGGAAGAATATACCGAATGCCAATGGAAATCTCGTTTTCTCAACAACTTATCTCCGGAATTTAGTCTATTTGAAACCATGAAAGTCTTCGATCGCCGATGTGAATTTCTCAATAACCACATAGGCCGTCTGAAAATTTCAGCACTAACATTGAATATGATGTGGCACGAAGATTATGAACAGCAGATTCAACGATATATCCACGACCTGCCCGATACACAAACTTATCGGATAAAAGCAACCCTTTCATTTTCAGACGGCCTCTCTCTCTCCCACAGCCGCCTAACAGCATTACCGGCCCGCAATACCGTTCTCCTTGCGACCGATGTTTTACCCAAACATGACTTTCTCCGTCGCTTTAAAACCACACATAGAAAAATCTATGACCGCGGCTGGCAAGATGCAGAAAAATACCAAGCATTCGACAGCCTGTTTTTTAATTCAGACGGCCACCTGCTCGAAGGCGGAAGAAGCAACGTATTCATACGTTTGAAAGACCAATGGCTCACCCCTCCTCTGCACTTGGATATTCTCAACGGCATCATGAGACAGAATCTCTTAAACCAACCGGAGAAATATCTGCACAGCAAACAGGTAAGCGAAGCCCTGATTACGGCATCAGACCTGGAAAAAGCAGATGAAATCATTCTGTGCAACGCACTTCGCGGCATCCTGCCCGTACGGTTGCAAATACATTCTTAA
- a CDS encoding ABC transporter permease subunit, which translates to MMSINIKRRMRPGRKFVIGIPYLWLLIFFLVPFAIVLKISFAEQEIAIPPYSPLFVTDPETGKETLHLFYQNYQDIFYNFWHTLGQMLHLIPADGDSSIYLRTYWSSVKTAFMTTVICLLIGYPMAYAISRANPAYRNGLLLAIMLPFWTSFLLRVYAWMGLLSQNGIINNLLMEYGIINQPLDMFYNSFSLQLVMVYAYLPFMILPLYTQLIKLDHRLLEAASDLGAGPIKSFLTITLPLSKTGIIAGSMLVFVPAVGEFVIPDLVGGSENLMIGKTLWMAFFDQNNWPLASALAVVMVILLVIPITLFHHYENREIEGAK; encoded by the coding sequence ATGATGTCCATTAACATTAAACGACGCATGCGCCCCGGGCGTAAATTCGTTATCGGCATTCCTTACCTATGGTTACTGATTTTCTTCTTGGTACCCTTTGCCATTGTTTTGAAAATCAGTTTTGCGGAGCAAGAAATCGCCATTCCGCCTTATTCGCCATTATTTGTGACCGATCCCGAAACCGGCAAAGAAACCCTGCATCTGTTTTATCAAAACTATCAGGATATTTTCTACAATTTCTGGCATACATTAGGCCAAATGCTGCATTTGATTCCGGCAGACGGCGACAGCAGCATCTATTTGCGTACCTACTGGTCATCAGTAAAAACCGCATTTATGACTACCGTTATCTGCCTATTAATCGGCTATCCTATGGCCTATGCAATTTCAAGAGCCAACCCTGCTTACAGAAACGGTTTGCTGTTGGCCATTATGCTGCCATTCTGGACTTCTTTCCTGCTGCGCGTTTATGCCTGGATGGGTTTATTGAGTCAAAACGGCATTATCAACAACTTATTGATGGAATACGGCATCATCAACCAGCCTTTGGACATGTTTTACAATAGTTTCTCATTACAACTGGTGATGGTTTACGCCTATCTGCCTTTTATGATTTTGCCGTTATACACACAGCTAATCAAATTGGACCATCGTCTGTTGGAAGCCGCTTCCGATTTAGGCGCAGGCCCGATCAAATCGTTTTTAACCATAACGCTCCCCTTATCCAAAACCGGCATTATCGCAGGCTCGATGCTGGTATTCGTACCGGCAGTCGGAGAATTTGTAATTCCTGATTTGGTTGGCGGTTCGGAAAACCTTATGATCGGTAAAACTTTGTGGATGGCGTTCTTTGACCAGAACAACTGGCCGCTGGCCTCTGCGTTGGCTGTGGTTATGGTAATTTTGCTGGTTATCCCGATTACCTTGTTCCATCATTACGAAAACCGTGAAATAGAAGGAGCCAAATAA
- the rpsP gene encoding 30S ribosomal protein S16: MVVIRLARSGSKHRPFYNVVVADSRNRRDGRFIERVGFYNPVANEKQERVRLNADRLNHWVAQGAQLSDAVAKLVKEQKVAA, encoded by the coding sequence ATGGTAGTTATCCGTTTAGCCCGCAGCGGCTCAAAACACCGCCCTTTCTACAACGTAGTAGTTGCAGATTCACGCAACCGTCGTGACGGTCGTTTCATTGAGCGCGTAGGTTTCTACAACCCCGTAGCCAACGAAAAACAAGAACGCGTACGCCTGAACGCCGACCGTTTGAACCACTGGGTTGCCCAAGGCGCACAATTGAGCGACGCCGTTGCCAAACTGGTTAAAGAACAAAAAGTAGCAGCTTAA
- a CDS encoding ABC transporter ATP-binding protein: MNATTASANQPYLQIQGLVKKFGDNYAVDHIDLNIEKHEIFALLGSSGSGKSTLLRMLAGMETPNSGKIILDGQDITQLAPYDRPINMMFQSYALFPHMTVEQNIAFGLKQDKMPKDEIAARVEEMLRLVQMSKFAKRKPHQLSGGQQQRVALARSLAKRPKILLLDEPLGALDKKLRQQTQLELVNTLEQVGVTCIMVTHDQEEAMTMATRVAIMSDGQLKQVGSPSDVYDFPNSRFTAEFIGETNIFEGKVLKKDNEHALIECPELPAPVYTDQAFEADAGQTIWVSIRPEDIDLHKEKPAHRDTHNWAKGVIKDIAYLGSFAIYHVQMENGRIIKSQVPAPYWYVRNITPPTWGDEVYLDWPENQPTPLTY, from the coding sequence ATGAACGCAACCACTGCGTCTGCTAACCAGCCCTACCTACAAATTCAAGGTCTGGTAAAAAAGTTTGGTGACAATTACGCTGTCGACCACATCGACTTAAATATTGAAAAACATGAAATTTTTGCTCTTTTGGGCAGCTCAGGCAGTGGCAAGTCCACCCTGCTGCGTATGCTTGCAGGCATGGAAACGCCAAACTCAGGCAAAATTATTTTGGATGGTCAAGACATTACCCAACTTGCTCCATACGACCGTCCCATCAACATGATGTTCCAAAGCTACGCTTTATTCCCGCATATGACGGTGGAGCAAAACATCGCCTTCGGTCTGAAACAAGACAAAATGCCGAAAGACGAAATTGCCGCCCGCGTAGAAGAAATGCTGCGTTTGGTGCAAATGAGCAAATTTGCCAAACGCAAACCGCACCAACTTTCAGGCGGCCAACAACAGCGTGTCGCTTTGGCACGCAGCTTGGCCAAACGCCCGAAAATCTTGTTGCTTGACGAACCTTTAGGGGCACTCGATAAAAAATTACGCCAACAAACCCAGCTTGAACTCGTAAACACGCTGGAACAAGTCGGCGTAACCTGCATCATGGTAACGCACGACCAAGAAGAAGCCATGACTATGGCAACTCGTGTAGCCATTATGTCAGACGGCCAACTGAAACAGGTCGGTTCTCCAAGCGACGTATACGATTTCCCGAACAGCCGCTTTACTGCAGAATTTATCGGCGAAACCAATATTTTCGAAGGCAAAGTATTGAAGAAAGATAACGAACATGCCTTGATCGAATGTCCGGAACTGCCTGCGCCTGTTTATACCGACCAAGCCTTTGAAGCCGATGCCGGACAAACTATTTGGGTCAGCATCCGCCCCGAAGATATCGACCTGCATAAAGAAAAACCGGCTCACCGCGACACTCACAACTGGGCCAAAGGCGTAATCAAAGATATTGCCTATTTGGGCAGCTTTGCCATCTATCACGTGCAAATGGAAAACGGCCGGATTATCAAAAGCCAAGTTCCTGCTCCCTATTGGTATGTCCGCAATATCACTCCGCCGACATGGGGGGACGAAGTATATCTGGATTGGCCCGAGAACCAACCCACCCCGTTAACATATTAA
- a CDS encoding dihydrofolate reductase: MQKVTVIAAVAKNGCIGINNDMPWHIPEDFAFFKQYTMEKPVIMGRKTWESLPKKPLPGRRNIVISRDADYSAQGAEVVTDIQTALGLCKDEVEVMIMGGAQIYQETITIATDLRITKVDSAVEGDAFFPEIDSDIWEVISCEKGISSKNGTGYAFVHYVRK, translated from the coding sequence ATGCAGAAAGTAACAGTGATTGCTGCCGTGGCTAAAAACGGGTGTATAGGAATTAATAACGATATGCCTTGGCATATTCCTGAAGATTTTGCTTTTTTTAAGCAGTATACGATGGAGAAACCTGTCATTATGGGGAGAAAAACGTGGGAATCTTTGCCGAAAAAACCGTTGCCGGGTAGAAGAAATATCGTGATCAGTCGCGATGCCGATTATTCTGCTCAAGGAGCGGAAGTGGTTACCGATATTCAGACGGCCTTGGGATTATGCAAAGATGAAGTTGAAGTAATGATTATGGGTGGTGCGCAGATATATCAAGAAACAATAACAATAGCGACAGATTTACGTATCACAAAAGTGGATTCGGCGGTTGAGGGGGATGCGTTTTTTCCTGAGATTGACTCTGATATTTGGGAGGTAATTTCATGTGAGAAAGGCATAAGCAGTAAAAATGGAACGGGTTATGCTTTCGTGCATTATGTTAGGAAATAA
- the trmD gene encoding tRNA (guanosine(37)-N1)-methyltransferase TrmD, with amino-acid sequence MLIQAITLFPEMFSSITEHGVTGRANKQKLWQFKSINPRQFADNKLGYIDDRPFGGGPGMIMMAAPLNAAIQTARSQQKTGNSKVIYLSPQGQVFNHQKAVELSKLDNLILLCGRYEGIDERILQTSVDEEISIGDFVVSGGELPAMLLMDAVLRLIPGILGDMQSAEQDSFANGLLDCPHYTRPIEFQGMSVPEILRSGNHALIAEWRLEQSLRRTLERRPDLLEGRALLPQEIRLLEKIRKEQEQRTIQL; translated from the coding sequence ATGCTAATCCAGGCCATCACCCTCTTCCCCGAAATGTTCAGCAGCATTACCGAGCATGGCGTAACCGGTAGAGCCAATAAACAAAAGCTCTGGCAATTCAAAAGCATTAACCCCAGGCAATTTGCCGATAACAAATTAGGGTATATTGATGACCGCCCTTTCGGAGGCGGTCCCGGTATGATCATGATGGCAGCACCATTAAATGCAGCCATCCAAACAGCGCGCTCACAACAAAAAACAGGTAACAGCAAAGTTATTTACCTCAGCCCGCAAGGACAAGTATTCAATCACCAAAAAGCAGTTGAATTATCAAAATTAGACAATTTGATCTTGCTATGCGGACGCTATGAAGGAATTGACGAACGCATTTTACAAACAAGTGTCGACGAAGAAATCAGCATTGGTGATTTCGTCGTGTCCGGAGGCGAACTACCTGCCATGCTGTTGATGGACGCAGTATTAAGATTAATTCCCGGTATACTTGGCGATATGCAATCCGCAGAACAAGATTCCTTTGCAAACGGTTTGCTGGATTGCCCTCATTACACAAGACCGATTGAATTTCAAGGCATGTCCGTACCGGAAATTTTACGCTCCGGCAACCATGCCCTGATAGCGGAATGGCGGTTAGAACAATCGCTACGCCGCACTTTAGAGCGCAGACCGGATTTATTAGAAGGCCGCGCATTACTCCCACAGGAAATCCGCCTCTTGGAAAAAATCCGAAAGGAACAAGAGCAACGGACAATCCAATTATAA
- the rimM gene encoding ribosome maturation factor RimM (Essential for efficient processing of 16S rRNA), whose translation MTDTQKWVAMGYIKGVFGIKGWLKIAAGTEYTDSLLDYPEWRLQKDGKIRTVTIEAGKVVSGELQVKLEGIDDRDTAFALRGYTIEIAREDFIPADEGEYYWADLVGMTVKNQDDVDLGIVNNLMETGAHDVLVINGEYGQKLIPFVSQYILNVDTSNKIITVEWGLDY comes from the coding sequence ATGACCGACACTCAAAAATGGGTAGCCATGGGCTACATTAAAGGCGTATTCGGCATCAAAGGTTGGCTGAAAATAGCAGCCGGAACAGAATACACCGACAGCCTCCTGGACTACCCAGAGTGGCGCTTACAAAAAGACGGTAAAATACGAACCGTTACAATAGAAGCAGGAAAAGTGGTCAGCGGCGAGCTTCAGGTAAAACTTGAAGGCATTGACGATAGGGATACGGCTTTTGCACTCCGCGGCTATACAATCGAAATCGCCCGAGAAGATTTCATACCCGCAGACGAAGGCGAATATTACTGGGCAGACTTGGTCGGCATGACCGTTAAAAATCAAGACGACGTTGATCTAGGTATCGTCAACAACCTGATGGAAACCGGCGCTCACGACGTATTGGTTATCAACGGCGAATATGGCCAAAAACTCATTCCCTTTGTATCCCAATATATATTGAACGTGGATACAAGCAATAAAATTATTACTGTTGAATGGGGTTTAGATTACTGA
- the azu gene encoding azurin, producing MNAYLALISAAALSLAACSQQQETPAAAEPAAPATAEASAPAAPAAETTAEAAPEAAAAEASCSAVVNSDDAMKFDTSEINISKACKEFTLTLKHVGKLPKAAMGHNIVIAKSEDVDPVLKDGSSAGPDAGFIKAGDERIIAHTQMIGGGEETTVTVDTSKFSAGNKYEFFCSFPGHIGLMRGTVNLVD from the coding sequence ATGAACGCATATTTGGCTTTGATTTCCGCAGCCGCTTTAAGCTTAGCTGCCTGCTCGCAACAACAAGAAACACCGGCTGCTGCCGAACCTGCAGCACCTGCCACAGCAGAGGCTTCCGCTCCTGCTGCACCGGCTGCTGAAACAACTGCCGAGGCAGCTCCTGAAGCTGCTGCCGCAGAAGCTTCTTGCTCGGCAGTAGTCAACTCTGACGACGCAATGAAATTCGATACTTCGGAAATCAACATCAGCAAAGCTTGTAAAGAATTTACCTTAACCTTGAAACATGTAGGTAAATTACCGAAAGCTGCCATGGGTCATAATATTGTGATTGCCAAATCTGAAGATGTAGACCCTGTATTAAAAGACGGCTCCTCTGCCGGTCCTGACGCCGGTTTCATCAAAGCCGGTGATGAGCGCATTATTGCCCACACTCAAATGATCGGTGGTGGCGAAGAAACTACCGTTACCGTAGATACCAGCAAATTCTCAGCCGGTAACAAATATGAGTTTTTCTGCTCATTCCCGGGCCACATCGGCTTGATGCGCGGCACTGTCAACTTGGTTGATTAA
- the ppk2 gene encoding polyphosphate kinase 2, translating to MTDHQLKPFEQVQLGDKDNELGVFEKAVLEHKGRVSSEDSTSAPLPESYPYRTRMSRRVYEKEKKKLQIELLKVQSWVKDSGQRIVCLFEGRDAAGKGGTIKRFMEHLNPRGARVVALEKPTETEKGQWYFQRYIQNLPTAGEMVFFDRSWYNRAGVERVMGFCEPHEYLLFMRQTPEFERMLVSSGIHLFKFWFSVSREEQLRRFISRRDDPLKHWKLSPVDIQSLDRWDDYTEAKNAMFFHTHTGDAPWTIIKSDDKKRARLNCIRAFLHALDYPGKDVKAIGELDPLLVKVPDTKFLDNNFDVIAD from the coding sequence ATGACAGACCACCAACTGAAACCTTTTGAGCAAGTTCAATTGGGTGATAAAGACAATGAGTTGGGTGTTTTTGAAAAAGCCGTTTTGGAGCATAAAGGACGTGTAAGCTCTGAAGATTCAACTTCTGCGCCACTGCCGGAAAGCTATCCTTACCGTACCCGAATGAGCCGTCGAGTATACGAAAAAGAGAAGAAAAAGCTGCAAATTGAGTTGTTGAAAGTTCAAAGCTGGGTGAAAGATTCTGGCCAAAGAATCGTGTGCCTGTTTGAGGGACGAGATGCGGCAGGTAAGGGTGGTACTATTAAGCGTTTCATGGAGCATTTGAATCCGCGCGGTGCCCGAGTGGTTGCTTTGGAAAAACCGACTGAAACAGAAAAAGGACAATGGTATTTCCAACGTTATATTCAAAACCTGCCTACTGCCGGTGAAATGGTATTTTTTGACCGTTCTTGGTATAACCGTGCCGGTGTAGAGCGTGTTATGGGGTTCTGTGAGCCGCATGAGTATTTATTGTTTATGCGCCAAACCCCTGAATTTGAACGTATGTTGGTATCAAGCGGTATCCATTTGTTTAAATTTTGGTTTTCTGTTAGTCGTGAAGAGCAGTTGCGCCGCTTTATTTCACGTCGCGATGATCCGTTGAAACATTGGAAATTGTCTCCTGTGGATATTCAATCTTTGGATCGCTGGGACGATTATACCGAAGCTAAAAATGCGATGTTCTTCCATACCCATACGGGAGATGCGCCTTGGACAATCATTAAATCGGATGACAAAAAACGTGCCCGTTTGAACTGTATCCGTGCATTCTTACATGCTTTGGATTATCCTGGCAAAGATGTTAAAGCCATTGGTGAATTGGATCCTTTATTGGTAAAAGTACCGGACACCAAATTTTTAGACAATAATTTTGATGTTATTGCCGATTAA
- a CDS encoding bifunctional acetate--CoA ligase family protein/GNAT family N-acetyltransferase, whose protein sequence is MSTHSLASLFNPKHIILVGASERPNSLGERFLSTLIQAPFSGKLTPVNLRHKTVAGIKSYHQIQRIPDNADLAVVLTPPDTYDTVIKACIKKDIQNIILIQDWNQENEAQLIQETQQTVKKFEKTETNIFACTLAGINLTQHRVNLNHTPLTANRYGDFSVVSMDPASSHTILSILNAFNIGLSAHVSMQPQINGENYTKIVEHLHYYDSCRKLIIEFNPHTELQTFFNKLHRASKNKTVVLYAPNCHTTDEYTTVRALAKRSGCLFAPNPETLTLYIRALNIRLSSKIKNVKLITNQPYGWLHTAAEQCGIHLNHNATTTNSVNTPALLYRTQAESALNQNQTDAVLIALAPVKSEYHSEISNMLHTLQQSTTKPILFSHGFSDGLLHFQHTSEAINTIVAHNKIIAKKQPIIAKPWPCNLKTPDIQTAESDQQNISKLIKSLHLPEYSEHPSENHSIRFRYTYHSDYGFLLHCSNHHTQKTYIAPFSTIHAENIKNTFHTKLQTKEICQLLYSLNTCALNLPTLQYAEFHSSGNGLQTTEILLQENNSTSPLAAVYPQQNIFMPSENSDGLVTIRSIHPEDAFHIQKLIRNLSDESRYNRFMAHIKELSPSALAAISNFNPTYEGAFGAFNSSGELLGISHFSSVNHDPNTCEFAICIADHMQGKGLAKPLMDTILERAKQQGYRQMTADILQSNTAMVKFMQKTGFTLTPSEVDNQLYQAERRLFPQTNNSKTKFKKQILAFKS, encoded by the coding sequence ATGAGCACACATTCACTTGCATCACTCTTCAACCCCAAGCACATTATTTTGGTTGGCGCCAGCGAACGGCCAAACAGCTTAGGTGAACGCTTTCTCTCCACCCTTATTCAAGCCCCGTTTTCCGGCAAACTGACCCCGGTCAACCTACGCCATAAAACCGTTGCCGGTATTAAAAGCTACCACCAAATACAGCGCATTCCCGACAATGCCGACTTAGCCGTCGTTCTCACGCCACCCGATACTTACGACACCGTTATCAAAGCTTGCATCAAAAAAGACATTCAAAACATCATCCTGATTCAAGATTGGAATCAGGAAAACGAAGCACAACTGATCCAAGAAACACAACAAACCGTAAAAAAATTCGAGAAAACCGAAACCAACATTTTTGCCTGCACACTTGCCGGGATCAATCTAACCCAGCACCGTGTCAATTTAAACCATACTCCTTTAACCGCAAACCGATACGGAGATTTCTCCGTCGTCAGCATGGATCCTGCCAGCAGCCACACCATCTTAAGCATACTCAACGCATTCAACATTGGCCTGTCGGCCCATGTCAGCATGCAACCGCAAATCAATGGCGAAAATTACACGAAAATCGTAGAGCATCTGCATTATTACGACAGTTGCCGCAAGCTGATTATCGAATTTAATCCCCATACCGAACTACAAACCTTTTTCAACAAACTCCATCGTGCATCAAAAAACAAGACCGTCGTTCTATATGCGCCAAACTGCCACACAACAGACGAGTACACCACAGTCCGGGCACTAGCCAAACGCAGCGGCTGCTTGTTTGCACCTAATCCAGAAACCTTAACTTTATACATTCGTGCATTGAATATCCGACTCTCAAGCAAGATCAAAAATGTCAAATTAATCACCAACCAACCCTACGGCTGGCTGCATACTGCTGCCGAACAATGCGGCATTCACCTAAACCACAATGCAACGACTACCAACAGCGTCAACACTCCGGCTCTGCTTTACCGCACTCAAGCCGAATCAGCATTAAACCAAAACCAAACAGATGCCGTTCTCATCGCCCTTGCTCCGGTAAAATCAGAATACCACTCAGAAATCAGCAACATGCTGCACACCCTGCAACAATCAACAACCAAACCCATACTGTTTAGTCACGGATTTTCAGACGGCCTATTACATTTCCAGCATACAAGCGAAGCCATAAATACCATCGTCGCACACAATAAAATCATTGCGAAAAAACAGCCAATTATCGCCAAACCTTGGCCGTGCAACCTTAAAACGCCCGACATACAAACCGCTGAATCCGATCAGCAAAATATTTCCAAACTAATCAAATCACTACATTTGCCCGAATATTCGGAACATCCCAGTGAAAACCACTCTATCCGGTTCCGCTATACATACCATTCCGACTACGGCTTTTTACTACATTGTTCCAATCACCACACCCAAAAAACCTATATCGCACCATTTAGTACCATTCATGCAGAAAACATAAAAAACACCTTCCACACCAAACTACAGACCAAAGAAATATGCCAACTGCTATACAGTCTCAATACCTGCGCCCTCAATCTCCCCACGCTTCAATATGCAGAATTCCACAGTTCAGGCAACGGATTGCAAACTACAGAAATTTTGTTGCAGGAAAACAACTCCACCTCACCCTTAGCTGCCGTGTATCCGCAACAAAACATCTTTATGCCGTCTGAAAATTCAGACGGCCTCGTCACCATACGCAGCATACATCCGGAAGATGCTTTTCATATTCAAAAACTGATCCGCAACCTATCAGACGAAAGCCGCTACAACCGATTCATGGCCCACATTAAAGAACTCAGCCCATCAGCCTTAGCCGCCATCAGCAACTTCAATCCTACTTACGAAGGCGCATTCGGTGCATTTAACTCAAGCGGAGAACTACTCGGCATCAGCCATTTCAGCTCAGTAAACCACGATCCGAACACATGTGAATTTGCCATCTGTATTGCAGACCACATGCAAGGAAAAGGTTTGGCCAAACCCCTAATGGACACCATTCTTGAGCGCGCCAAACAACAAGGATACCGACAAATGACAGCCGACATTCTGCAATCCAATACCGCAATGGTGAAATTTATGCAAAAAACAGGGTTTACCCTTACCCCATCGGAAGTCGATAACCAACTATATCAGGCAGAGCGCCGGCTTTTCCCCCAAACAAACAACAGCAAAACCAAATTCAAAAAACAAATACTTGCATTTAAATCATAA
- the rplS gene encoding 50S ribosomal protein L19 yields MNLIQQLEQEEIARLNKDIPSFAPGDTVVVSVRVVEGNRSRLQAYEGVVIARRNRGLNSNFIVRKISSGEGVERTFQLYSPNVEKIEVKRRGDVRRAKLYYLRGLTGKAARIKEKLPSRKG; encoded by the coding sequence ATGAATCTGATTCAACAATTAGAGCAAGAAGAAATCGCCCGTTTGAACAAAGACATCCCGTCTTTTGCTCCCGGTGATACCGTAGTTGTATCTGTACGTGTGGTTGAAGGTAACCGCAGCCGTCTGCAAGCTTACGAAGGTGTTGTTATTGCCCGTCGCAACCGTGGTTTGAACAGCAACTTCATCGTGCGTAAAATTTCTAGCGGTGAAGGCGTAGAACGTACTTTCCAATTGTATTCTCCAAACGTAGAGAAAATTGAAGTTAAACGTCGCGGTGATGTTCGCCGTGCCAAACTGTACTACTTGCGTGGCTTGACCGGTAAAGCTGCACGTATTAAAGAAAAACTGCCTTCTCGTAAAGGTTAA